From Vitis vinifera cultivar Pinot Noir 40024 chromosome 5, ASM3070453v1, the proteins below share one genomic window:
- the LOC100252147 gene encoding protein ELC, with amino-acid sequence MGGPSPSLSPSPSPSPSPNPQLTQQWLSSVLSQRGPSALPYAEDVKWLIRQHLLSLSENYPSLQPKTATYTHNDGRTVNLLQSDGTVPMLYLDVTYNIPIIIWLMESYPRHPPCVYVNPTRDMVIKRPHSHVNPSGMVSIPYLHSWVYPSSNLVDLARNLSHVFSRDPPLYSQRRPNPNPNPNPNPNPNANYNFTPNPMMGAAPTVRPVIPPRAYPPSPYGSGSGTGGGRIPPSPQRHTEDPNEVFRRNAVNKLVESLHADVGVLRKTSEAEMEGMFGAQGVLRQREEQLSRGVKELQDEKEGLEQQLQMVLMNADVLEAWLRENEVKLGNMGNLDVDNAFEPCDALSKQMLDCTSSDLSIEDTIYALDKAVQEGSISFDQYLKNVRLLSREQFFHRAMCAKLRAAQMQAQVASMAARVSSQYAM; translated from the coding sequence ATGggaggcccatctccatctctaTCTCCGTCTCCATCTCCTTCCCCTTCTCCGAATCCACAACTGACCCAACAGTGGTTGAGCTCCGTCCTCTCACAGCGAGGCCCATCAGCACTCCCATACGCTGAAGACGTCAAATGGCTCATCCGCCAGCACCTCCTCTCCCTCTCCGAAAACTACCCCAGCCTCCAGCCCAAGACCGCCACCTACACCCACAACGATGGCCGCACCGTCAACCTCCTTCAATCTGACGGCACCGTCCCCATGCTCTACCTTGATGTCACCTACAACATCCCCATTATCATCTGGCTCATGGAGTCCTATCCTCGCCACCCCCCTTGCGTCTACGTCAACCCCACTCGCGACATGGTCATCAAGCGCCCTCACTCTCATGTCAACCCCTCCGGTATGGTCTCCATCCCCTATCTTCACAGTTGGGTCTACCCCAGCTCCAATCTCGTTGACCTTGCCCGCAATTTGAGCCACGTCTTTAGCCGCGATCCCCCCCTCTACTCGCAGCGCCGACCTAATCCTAatcctaaccctaaccctaatccCAATCCTAATGCCAATTACAATTTTACGCCTAATCCCATGATGGGAGCTGCTCCCACCGTGCGCCCGGTGATTCCGCCCAGGGCTTATCCCCCGTCTCCCTATGGCAGTGGAAGTGGCACTGGTGGGGGCCGGATTCCGCCATCCCCACAGCGGCACACGGAGGACCCTAACGAGGTTTTTCGGCGAAATGCTGTTAATAAGCTAGTTGAATCGCTGCATGCTGATGTTGGGGTATTGAGGAAGACAAGCGAGGCGGAGATGGAAGGGATGTTCGGGGCGCAGGGGGTGTTGAGGCAAAGGGAGGAGCAGCTATCGAGGGGTGTAAAGGAATTGCAGGATGAGAAGGAGGGGCTGGAGCAGCAGTTGCAGATGGTTTTGATGAATGCTGATGTTCTTGAGGCATGGTTGAGGGAGAATGAGGTTAAGTTGGGTAATATGGGAAATCTTGATGTAGATAATGCATTTGAGCCTTGTGATGCTCTTTCCAAGCAGATGCTTGACTGCACTTCCTCCGACTTGTCTATAGAGGACACAATTTATGCCTTAGATAAGGCTGTGCAAGAGGGATCAATATCATTTGATCAATACTTGAAGAATGTGAGATTGTTGTCTCGTGAGCAGTTCTTCCACCGGGCTATGTGTGCAAAACTCAGGGCTGCACAGATGCAAGCTCAGGTTGCTAGTATGGCTGCTAGGGTGTCATCACAATATGCCATGTGA